One window of the Babesia microti strain RI chromosome IV, complete genome genome contains the following:
- a CDS encoding hypothetical protein (overlaps_old_locusTagID:BBM_III06460), translating to MSTKITPKKTASEDKTNNIIDSDVSIDIPEIYPPRDITKPLKPTESQLEIAFYNKVLMEYYKYSFKNVSNMNCYINEAMKSDLVKFSLPPELYQTNADMNTR from the coding sequence ATGAGCACCAAAATTACCCCCAAAAAAACAGCATCAGAAGATAAAACgaataatataattgattcGGATGTTTCAATAGATATTCCAGAAATATATCCACCACGGGACATTACTAAACCACTCAAACCTACGGAATCTCAATTGGAAATTGCTTTTTATAATAAGGTACTCATGGAATACtacaaatattcatttaaaaaCGTTTCCAATATGAATTGTTACATTAATGAAGCTATGAAATCGGATTTAGTCAAGTTTTCCTTACCACCTGAGTTGTATCAGACAAATGCAGATATGAATACGCgataa